Part of the Quercus robur chromosome 5, dhQueRobu3.1, whole genome shotgun sequence genome, atCACAAAAGCACCTAATGGCTAAAGTGCTTTTGCCAAAAATGATCAAATAGTTCTAAGCAACAAACTTTTAATATGCAATCATAGTTCTTGTAAATCTGAAAATCTTAGGTAACTGATACTGAATCAATGAATTATGGATCATTTTTGCATAGaatctataataaataaatgacaaaaaaaaaaaaaaaaaaaaaaaaaggaagaaagaaaagggtttAAATTAATCAATAAACAAATTAGGCTAACTAAGTTGGAGAAACATGTTTCATAGAAAGAGAATCTTGTATTTGCTAATTAACCTTTCATGGTGCTACCTCAATACACAACAAAGATATGAAATTTTCATTGATCTAAATGCTCAAAGAAATATAGAGTTGAGAACTATTATATCATTTAATTATATGTGTCTCAAATTACTTCGTTTCTATAAGGTTTTGATCTTCACTACTTACATCAACAAAAGAATTGCTAAGCAAGAACCACCATTAAATTTTGGCTTCAAAAAGATTTATATGCTTATATAACAGTGGTTGTGAACATTAGAAAGTGCTGACCATTATAATGTGCATTCTTCTGCTTCCCTCTACTTCTCTAGTTCCATCAATAGACTCAATCTCTATTTCATGCAATTCAGCCTCAACATTGCAAAACATTACTATGTCTGCCTATTTGTAAATGTTATTTGCAAGCATATAAATTTTCAACTTGTAGTATATTTATAAATGTTCTTCCTCTCTGACCATTTTTTATGTTCTCAATAATAATGTAATACTGAAATGGTTActttaatttaactaaaatttttctcaaatttgaatcacatacacaaaccaaaattcaataataCATATAATTATTAAAGTATATGGGTTATGGTTAATAAATGCAGGGAAATGTTTGTTTTAGTAACCTTTTCAATTAGGTGTCACATTGTTTGTCCCACAGACTAACACAATGACAAAAGCCAGACTCTTATCCAACCCATATGCACAAAAAATATAAGGTAAATATTCGATTTTCCTTGATATCTATTTTCTAGGGATTTCTGTCAACTTCCTGAGGGCATATTTGCCTTATTTTGTAAGTGGGATTGTAGATGTCTTCGATTTTGCCCTCTTATCAACCTTAATCAAAACCTATAACCCAAATAATCAAGGGTGCTACTAGATGAACAAATAACAGACCAAACAAATCAGCTCATATATCAATTATCAGTAACACAcccaaaatgataaaaatctAAATAGATTAAAATGTTAGATTGCAAAAGAACCTAACTGTTTATTTTCAATTCAGTCAAAGAattagacaaacaaacaaaaagagaagaaagatatAATAACTGTTTCCAAAGCTTTGAGGGGCTTTAGCTAAGTCCTCATACTTATACTCCATCTCCACCTTTGCaatatcttttaaattaaaGCATGGACACAATAAAAATGAGTGAAAAAGaacataaatttttgtaaaagttCAAAAATTTGGGAATTTAGATTTGGATTATGTAACAAGAATAAAACAGTCAGGTATTGTATCTTAAAGGTGCTGTCTAACACAGAACAGATTGGATTGTTgggttgttttttctttctttcccactAACAAAAGTAAAGTATTGTTTATGAGAAAAGTTTGAGTTGAAGCCAAGAGAAGAATATTTATAGATACAAAATATTATGGGCAATTCATATTGGAGTGGAAGAGATTGTACCTGTCAAAGTCTCTGTTTCAACACCTCTATAAAAAACATCCATTGGGATTAAAGTTGACCCTTGGGAGCCTAACCAAACTCTGCAGTATTGATTAAAATCTTATTACAATTCTAAATCTTCAGGCAATCATTATTACTTATACAATATCAATTAATCCAATATAGCAACTATTTTGAAGTATCTGTGTCTCCTATTTTGAAGTATCTTTGAAACCtattatttgaattatttttccGTGCAATAGCAAGAgtttgaaaaaagaataaaaaatattatagtatgGAAGGGTAAAAGTGAAATGTAGAAAGCTTTAAAGGAGAAAAAACTCATGATAGGGAACCATATAAAGCTCCTTTCTCAAAGATTGGATTATGGACACGATAGGACCGACAAATCTTTCCCATATAAATAAGACATGGGCAAATACACCATTCGGCAATGACACCACATCTTGCctattaacaaaaaaagatggaaaatcATAACCAAGAAATTGAGGACAAAGCCATGCTACTGCAATTAGCAACCCCCTCAATTGATATGAAAGAGAGAGCaataatttgattattaaagAGAGAGCAATGTggccaataattgaaattagcaAACTCTACTACCGGTTCCAAACCCATCAATCTATGCTAATCATTCAAAAGAAACACTCCCAAACATAACCCTAAATCATACTTAACAGCCAAAAGcaatagaacaaaattaaaaacttactaGTAATGTTTTCGGAGAAGTTTTGGTCTGATTATAAAGTCCCCTagatttttctctccctctctgactctctctgcCCCTTATTAAGGCTCTCAATGAACAATAATAATGTAAggctcttttggttttttttttttttaaaaaccacaAATTTACTCCAAATAAAGAGAATAGGTAAGGGGGaaaacctaaaattaaaataaaaacatcactCACCATTCTTTAAAATGCCAAGAGACGAAGCCCATGTAGAATTAACAATGAAACCTATTTATCTGATTTGTTAGCCACGCAAGAATTAGTATATAACGCAAGGCACAggtatttttatatatctaaaaatttcCAACTCAATATCCAAAGTTATATTGAGTGCGCTCTAGGCTGGTAAtcaatgtaaaaataataaataaactaatatagttttcaattttcagtttttaatttatattcttttttctattatatttcCACCAATTCCCTCTATATTCAATCAAGCAATATAATAACCCAAAAAGATAGCAAGAAAAAGTAATATATAGTTCAAACGATTCCaaactaaatattttataatcttcTACAATTCACATCCAGAATTCAAAGTAACTATCATGAAGAATAAACTTTATAATCTCACTTTCACAACTCCATAAATTTCATCCCTGTTTTCACACGCGCACATACATATATAGAAAATCCTATAATACTTCTACGTTTTTTGATGGTATAATTCTCACTATTATCATCGCCATCAATTTTCAAAGGTTTTAGTCTCTACTGTCTTCctgaatataaattaaaaaattaaattaaaagaaacttTTATAAACATATTAGAATCTTTACTTTGATGAAATTTGGAACTCTAACTTCAAATTTTTACTCATCTGACAATGAAAGTTGCGAGAGACTTGGAGGGCGGCAATCCATGGTGGCGGCAATCTGTGGTGGCGGCGGCGACGGTGGGAGaatctgagttttgggttttgattttggaggAAGGAAATGGTGAGTTTTAGGTTTAGGGAAAGGAGATGTTAGCGTGTGAGAAAGAGGagagaattttttgttttttggttttaaagaGGCATTGGGTTTTCTAACGTGTATTTGGTGGGCAgaaattagatttctttttaaaatcaaatttaaaaaatagaaaaaaaattaaattaaatgctgacatggaaaattgtgggagcttcaaaagcttcggttttatatttatatatagactagtcgctaacccgtgtgaTGCACGGAACAACTAatgactttgaaaaaaaataaagaaatatttaacTTCTATACTTTTCCATAGTTTAGAAGTGTTGTCTAACATTGAACGTTATTGAGTTGCAAATGCATAATTACCGAAACTTACAAagtaatttacaattcttaaattaataaagcaaaactcCCAATAGTTATATATTCACACactcaaaacaaatataaactgcaaatatataaacaaagaccATGATATGAGGAAGACAcaccaagtttcaaatttgagtaaCAATATGACTTTCTCGTAGTAATAACaatatagacaattcaaaacatggaagaatatcaaaattataatacctaattctattatcttttatgttgaatccaaacaaacaattaattgaaattaatccaaacaaataattaatcaaccaaaaatcatagcttttaataagaaaaaaaaatcacatgaacctaaataaaaagcattttAAGTGAAGAATTAAGATCAACTTACTGAGACGCAAATACCAAAACCCTAAGACTTAAAACTTTCCCTATGCTGGAAGACATAGGTTGCAGCtttgatttttctccaaaaaaatagagatgcttTATTTTCCatgtacaatataaaaaaataattagtaaaaatttcaacccaaaaaccaaacccatgaaacaatgtcaatataaatatggagaataacccaaatactcaaaagaaaatcaattccaaacataacaaaagaataaggTAGAAAGAAAATCTCAAACATAtatgaaagcaaataaaaaattcgaaataaaagataaaattcattaataacaatataaacaaatatccacatatgttgaattgaaattttattaataataacaatataaacaaattcgACATAAAATTCATTATACAAAGAAGAAAGTTGAATTAGATTTGCATCTAGGAAAAGAAACCAAATAGGAAGTGTACCCGTGGGATTGGTACTTCTACTTCTTAATAGGCTTATCGTTTATGTTGAATCGGTTTAACAACTCTGGCTATGGGTTAACGcaacaaataaccaaaaaaaaaaaggggtttccAAACCTAAGTAAATTAGGATTCCTAAGCGTGATGTGctgcacccaaaaaaataaatttcaattgtattcaaatttcaaaattacaaattctGCAACCCAAAAGCACAAAATACGAaagaataattacaaaattacatGAATCAACTTGCGATTCGATTTCTGGGAGATGTGCTCACCTATGTTTTTGTGGGATTGAAGGTAGTGACAACGGATGGTTGGAAGGCTGAGAAAGAAGGATATTGGTTATTGGGTTGAAAGAGAGAGTCGAATAAAAGAGTGCCTTCCAAAGagagttgaattgttttagGGAGAAAGAAtcgaattatttttttttatttttttattttttgagaaagtgagtcttttttttttctttttttttttataaatattatcaacatttgagtttgagtttaagttggacttattaGAGAGAGGTAGAGTTTcactcattgttaagttttggttaaaataattttgtttaaaaataataataataatgagtttgagtttaagttggacttgttagagagatagagttttatttcttgttaagtttggactaaacaaaaataattttatttaaatattttgctgacgtggaaaattgtgagagtttcaaaggtttcggttttatatatatatatagattagcgAATGTTCTCTGGGAAAAATATACTTTACACTTGGTATATGTTTTCTCTCTCACAATTGGTGGGTTCCACTAAAGAGTGAGACTCATCAATTGTGAGAGAGAAGAAGTATATACCCAATGCAAGGTATAACTTCTCCCACCTAAGTGGATGGTATGCCCACATATTGGCCCGTTACTCAAGAATTGCAGTATGATTAAATGTAACATTAACTTGCTTAATAAGCACAATAGATGGACCAGCGTTTCATAGCAAATGAACAAGATAATGATTTATACCTACTCTGCTCAGGATTCCTTCATAATTATGagatgtttctttgtttttagtcACTTTCAATTGTGACTCTAATTCTCTTCTTTGCGTCTGTGTTTGTTTCTATATATACTTGAGCTTTTTAGCCAATCAATGaagttaagaaaaatatattaaaaaaaaaaaagttcatttgATCGAGCGATGGAGTGGCATCATTGATCTTTCTCTCAAATCATAAagcatttgaattttgaaaaccaaCGTCCTTCTGAAAACTACTTTTACGGTCTGCAAGTGTTTGGACTTGGCAAATCATGTTATCCACAATCCCGCAAGctacaaaatacaaattctaATATTCCTTTGAATTCCTCagtcaaacaaaaaatattccCACAATGTGCTCTGAGGAAAAATCTAGGAAATTGATTGATACAGAAATTTTGGCCTAAGAATTCTTCCAAGAAATTATGTATCAACAATAGTGACTCCATGATTTGAGAGACTTGgccattttcattttggtagtattaagagcattcacatcagttcttctaaattttttgtctattttacacgaaaaaacctactttttctattttacacatccacTTTTACAAATCactcacatcagtttatctattttacacatttatttattaaaatattcattattttactaatttttattattcactCCCTCACTGCCCCTCTTTCTCACAAACCCACAGCCACCATCACCACCcagccaccatcaccaccatcattagaaaccaaacaaaaatcagATCAACCCACACATACCGATCAACCCACACGAAAAATCattagaaatcaaagaaaaatccgATCAACCCACACGAAAAATCAGATTCAACTTTAGATCAACCAACACCGATCAACccacacaaagaaaaatcaacgcCGATCAAACGCCATCGTCTCCACGCCTCCACACATACCCAgatcaacccacaacccaaatcAACCCAGACCAAGCAAACCCACACAAACCAAGACCAACCCACACCATAAACTCAGATTAAACCACCATCGAGACCTCCCCACGTTGCCGCCATCGATCATCGACCCAAACCCACACCGCCACCATCGAGACCACGCCACGCGCCGATCTCACCACGCTGTGACCCACAGTGCCGATCTCGCCACGTTGTGAACTCCGGTGGCATGCTttgaacgagagagagagatgtgagagagggagagagaactGAGGATGAAaggtttttgtgggttttttgtgagagaaagagagagcacaGAGAGGGAGGTGAGAGACagtggagaggagagagaaaaaactttaaaaaactaaatacacgGGCTACAGTgaccgtgtaaatttacacaggTACTGTAGCTCGTTGAAAAATTTGGAcgattttacatatttttaaacgGACTGATGTGGAgtattttttggttcaaaatgtgtaaaagtaGCTAAAATGtgcattttacacatttatacacAATTATCCAAGagctaatgtgaatgctctaagaatGCAAAGTATGCTTTCAAGAATGATTCTTCGTTAAATGtgttacaaaaatttaaaagctaatttatattttttttataagaaaaagataatttatttaaaaaatactaaaatatagattatttgctaaaaggttgagaaaaaaaagcaaaaaaacaaaacttttttcaaaaattactaaATTCATACTAGGTAAGGTTGAATAGTTCCTCCAGCGAAGCTGCAGGCATGAGGTACATTGAACTAAACTCAAATTAACCTATTTTTTAATGGTTGACAGTTGAGCACCACTACCTAAAAATGAGTGCCTACAGAAAGCCCTCCCCTTCGATATCAGTATTTAGGACACGGTTTGTGTCCAATGCCACACCCCAGTATTTATTACTTCCTATCAATCATTGTTTGCATTTAGCGAAACACGACAAGACTTTTCCTTTTGTTGTACTGGTGAATGTTCACTAGGTCCAAGTAAAGCAACCACATCAGTTAGTGTATTTTAcacatctatttttatattaaaaatttactttttttattttacacatccatttttacaaaatatccaCGTCAGTCCATCTATTCTATcacatcttttatttatataatcaattttctcaatttttttattatttccctCAACTAACCCCTATACATacgctctctctctcactatccatttttttctaatttgttaCTCTCTCTTTATACCCATCTCTCTACCTCTATACCCATTTCTAAATCAACTCTCCCTCTCGGTCTAAATCCACACCATCTCAGTCACAAGCTCCGATCCATAGCTCCAATCAGGCAAGCACCGATCTCCCTAGCTCCGATCCACAAGCATCGATCTCCCTAGCTCCGATCCACAAGCACTGATTAGTTAGTGTATCTCCCTAGCTTCGATCAGGCTCCGATTAGGCAAGACCCATACCCACGAGCTCCAATCAGGCGAGACTCACGAGCTCTGATCGTTCTAGTCAAGCACCAATCGTTCCGATAAGCACCAATCTATCTCTTTGTTGTTTGTtcatttgggtttgtttgtgtgtgggtgtgtttgtgtatctttgtgtttttttttttttttggagcaagTGTATCTCTGTGTTGATTTGTCTGTGTAGATGTGTTTGTGTGTAggtgtgtttgtgtgcatctgagaaaaaagaagaagatgagaagtTACTGAGTTTGTTGAGCCCAGAGAAGAGTGAGAAAAAAAGGAGTGAACGggagtaaaataataaatggaCGAGCTATAGCAACCGTTTAtatttacacggttactgtagcttgTATAGagatatacacaattttagaagTACTATTGTGAGCATTTTTGAGacaaaatgtgtaaaagttgTGTTTTACATGATTTTGCATCCACTAATGTGGATAGTGGATGCTCTTAGGGAAAAATATACCTTACGTTATGTATatgtttcctctctctctctctctcacaattaGTGGATTCCACTAAGGAGTGAGACCCACCAATTGTGAGAGAGGAGAAGCATCTACTCAATATAGGGTATAACTTTTCCCATCTCAGTGAATGGTATGCTCCCATATTGGCCCATTATTTAAGAATTGCAATATGATTAAGGTTGCATTTAGCATTAGCTTaaaaagccaaatttttttttttttactatttaatttatttttactactattcatgagttccaCTGTATTATGTGAGCtaccttttagttttatctacagttctttcatcaaaaattttttaatttcaactaaataagttgttctcaaACATGCTCTAAATGTAAAATTAACTTGCTTAACAAGTACTATAGATGGACCGGGGTTTCATAGCAAATGAACAAGATAATGATTTATACCTATTCTTATCAGGATTCCTTCATAATTACGagatgtttctttgtttttagtcACTTCCAATTATGGCTCTAATTCTCTCCCTTGAGTCTTTCCCCACTTGAGCAGGTGAGCTCTAATATTTCTTTGAATTTCTCagtcaaacaaaaattatttccacAATGTGCTCAGTGGAAAAATCTAGGAAATGATTAATacagaaattttgaaaattcttccAAGAAATTATGTATCAATTTTAGTGACTCCATGATTTTTCGtataaaataatgacaaaaatatattataaggCCTAAGGTGAAACAGGATAGGGTCCATTTCGAGAGACTCGgccattttcattttggtagTAGTAAGAATGCAAAGTTTGCTTTCAAGAATGATTCAATTGCTTAAGCTTTGTTCTTTTCTAGCTCTCATTTATAAACTTGCTTGTGCTGACCCTCTTAATGATCCTCCTGATGAGCTTTGTTCAAGCACTAGTAATTACACGGCGGGTAGTCCTTTTGAAAATAACCTCAAAGAagatctcttcttttctttatcttcaaattcttcttttaCTAAGTTCTACAACACTTCTTCTGGAAACGACCCAGATAGAGTTTATGGACTGTATATGTGCTTCAACTACGTAAATGGAAACGACTGTCAGAGCTGTGTAAGCCTTGCAAAAACAGATATTGTGAAGCTCTGTCCAAACAGTAAGGAAGCATTTGTAGGGGAGGAACTTTGCCAATTTCGCTACTCGAATCAAAATTTCTTTGGCCAATTGGATCTTACAGGAAACATTCccaaacaaaatgaaaagaacaTTTCAGAGCCACAATTATTCAAAGGTGTTGTAAACAATGTATTGAGTAACCTTGCGCAAAAGGCAGCTTTTGATCCTCTGGCTAACATGTATGCTACTCGAGAAGAACCCTTTAAAGATGATACAATCTATGCTCTAGTGCAGTGCGGTACTGACTTGTCTGCAAATCAATGTAACTCATGCCTACAGAAGGCTATATCAGATATTCAAACATGCTGCTATTTCTCTGTTGGTGCAAGACTTTTTAGTCGTAGTTGCTATTTGCGCTATGAGTTCTACAACTTCTATAAAGTTCTACCATCCACAAAGAATACGAATGGGGAAAGTAAGTATCCATAAACACTTTT contains:
- the LOC126728750 gene encoding cysteine-rich receptor-like protein kinase 10, whose protein sequence is MKVARDLEGGNPWWRQSVVAAATVGESEFWVLILEEGNALIYKLACADPLNDPPDELCSSTSNYTAGSPFENNLKEDLFFSLSSNSSFTKFYNTSSGNDPDRVYGLYMCFNYVNGNDCQSCVSLAKTDIVKLCPNSKEAFVGEELCQFRYSNQNFFGQLDLTGNIPKQNEKNISEPQLFKGVVNNVLSNLAQKAAFDPLANMYATREEPFKDDTIYALVQCGTDLSANQCNSCLQKAISDIQTCCYFSVGARLFSRSCYLRYEFYNFYKVLPSTKNTNGERKNEIATQGPILRTVHDQHNTDFQHQNFKGRNDQQDQELPYFDFASISAATDNFSDSNKLGEGGFGTVYKCILSDGKQIAVKRLSGCSEQGSTEFTTEVLLIMKVQHKNLVRLLGFCIEREEKLLIYEYMLNSSLDFSLFDANRREQLNWSR